From the genome of Lotus japonicus ecotype B-129 chromosome 6, LjGifu_v1.2, one region includes:
- the LOC130724186 gene encoding uncharacterized protein LOC130724186, whose amino-acid sequence MKTSSYNDYLLFALITHLDVKADRIIDVLNSQIQRLPHNPRDHHKHKQVCRAEKKKRLVSGKSICGICFDMKMEPEMFRGGDCNHPICSECISKHVVGQIQRNVFNVNCPISNCCVQLKPQQLNSLLPKGVLVRWKFAISKSSIDCPVLVENEDEGKVVKEVKQEKDSDMKVLKLVKCKMPKRCPKCSVYVQKSGGFGHMTCKCGCHFCYNCGGRWKLGHQCNIFQRWQNKWKQFVQQISRKF is encoded by the exons ATGAAAACTAGCTCCTACAACGATTACCTTCTCTTTGCCCTGATCACGCACTTGGACGTGAAAGCTGACAGAATTATTGACGTGCTGAATTCACAGATTCAGAGACTGCCTCACAATCCACGTGATCATCACAAGCACAAGCAAGTTTGCAGagcagagaagaagaagaggttggTCAGTGGCAAATCCATTTGCGGCATATGCTTTGATATGAAAATGGAGCCTGAAATGTTCCGGGGAGGTGATTGCAACCACCCGATTTGCAGTGAGTGCATATCCAAGCATGTTGTTGGTCAGATTCAGCGAAATGTTTTCAATGTGAATTGTCCAATTTCAAATTGCTGTGTGCAGTTGAAGCCGCAACAATTGAATTCCCTTTTGCCTAAAGGGGTTCTTGTTCGATGGAAATTTGCGATCTCCAAGTCTTCAATTGATTGCCCTGTTTTGGTGGAGAATGAAGATGAGGGGAAAGTTGTGAAAGAGGTTaagcaagagaaagattcaGATATGAAGGTTTTGAAGTTGGTTAAATGCAAAATGCCCAAGAGATGTCCCAAATGCTCTGTTTATGTGCAAAAAAGTGGTGGATTTGGACACATGACTTGCAA GTGTGGATGTCATTTCTGCTACAACTGTGGGGGAAGGTGGAAATTGGGACATCAATGCAACATATTCCAGAG ATGGCAAAACAAATGGAAACAGTTTGTACAGCAAATAAGCAGGAAGTTTTAG
- the LOC130724002 gene encoding potassium transporter 7-like yields MDEERGEINVCERGYSMDSTKSRWVYQVEDEDASDIEDFDADLRLRGRRNGAPVQLLDSDEEDDGTTEQRLIRTGPRVDSFNVEALDVPGAHRNDYELKFQMEKHLIFLCVCARVARSSA; encoded by the exons ATGGATGAGGAGAGAGGTGAGATCAATGTTTGCGAGCGCGGGTACTCGATGGACTCCACGAAATCAAGGTGGGTTTACCAGGTAGAAGATGAGGATGCGTCGGATATTGAGGACTTTGACGCTGATTTGAGATTGAGAGGCCGACGAAACGGTGCTCCTGTGCAGCTGCTTGATTCtgacgaggaggatgatggCACCACCGAGCAGAGACTCATTCGCACTGGTCCTCGAGTTGATTCCTTCAATGTTGAAGCTCTTGACGTCCCTGGTGCTCACAGAAATGACTATGAG TTGAAATTTCAGATGgaaaaacatttaatttttctGTGTGTTTGCGCGCGAGTTGCGAGAAGCTCCGCCTAA